One stretch of Rhinolophus ferrumequinum isolate MPI-CBG mRhiFer1 chromosome 5, mRhiFer1_v1.p, whole genome shotgun sequence DNA includes these proteins:
- the PAICS gene encoding bifunctional phosphoribosylaminoimidazole carboxylase/phosphoribosylaminoimidazole succinocarboxamide synthetase: MATAQVLNIGKKLYEGKTKEVYELLDSPGKVLLQSKDQITAGNAARKNHLEGKAAISNKTTSCIFQLLQEAGIKTAFTRKCGETAFIAPKCEMIPIEWVCRRIATGSFLKRNPGVKEGYKFYPPKVELFFKDDANNDPQWSEEQLIAAKFCFAGLVIGQTEVDIMSHATQAIFEILEKSWLPQNCTLVDMKIEFGVDVTSKEIVLADVIDNDSWRLWPSGDRSQQKDKQSYRDLKEVTPEGLQMVKKNFEWVAERVELLLKPESQCRVVVLMGSTSDLGHCEKIKKACGNFGIPCELRVTSAHKGPDETLRIKAEYEGDGIPTVFVAVAGRSNGLGPVMSGNTAYPVISCPPLTPDWGAQDVWSSLRLPSGLGCSTILSPEGSAQFAAQIFGLNNHLVWAKLRASILNTWISLKQADKKIREGNL, from the exons ATGGCGACAGCTCAGG tacTGAACATTGGTAAAAAGCTCTATGAAGGTAAAACAAAAGAAGTCTATGAATTGTTAGATAGTCCAGGAAAAGTCCTCCTGCAGTCCAAGGACCAGATTACTGCAGGAAATGCAGCCAGaaagaatcacctggaaggaAAAGCTGCAATCTCAAATAAAACTACGAGTTGTATTTTTCAGTTGCTACAGGAAGCAG GTATAAAAACTGCTTTCACCAGAAAATGTGGGGAGACAGCATTCATTGCACCTAAGTGTGAAATGATTCCAATTGAATGGGTTTGTAGAAGAATAGCAACTGGttcttttctcaaaagaaatCCTGGTGTCAAGGAAGGATATAAGTTTTACCCACCTAAAGTGGAGTTGTTTTTCAAG GATGATGCCAATAATGATCCACAGTGGTCTGAGGAACAGCTCATTGCTGCAAAATTTTGCTTTGCTGGACTTGTTATAGGCCAAACTGAAGTGGATATCATGAGTCATGCTACACAGGCTATTTTTGAAATACTGGAGAAATCCTGGTTGCCCCAGAACTGTACACTGGTTGATATGAAG ATTGAGTTTGGTGTTGATGTCACCTCCAAAGAAATTGTTCTTGCTGATGTTATTGATAATGATTCCTGGAGACTCTGGCCATCAGGAGATCGAAGccaacagaaagacaaacag TCATATCGTGACCTCAAGGAAGTAACTCCTGAAGGGCTCCAGAtggtaaagaaaaattttgagtGGGTTGCAGAAAGAGTAGAG ttgcTTCTGAAGCCAGAAAGTCAGTGCAGGGTTGTAGTATTGATGGGCTCAACCTCTGATCTCGGTCACTGTGAAAAAATCAAGAAGGCTTGTGGAAATTTTGGCATTCCATGTGAACTTCGGGTAACATCTGCTCATAAAGGACCAGATGAAACTCTGAGGATTAAAGCTGAGTATGAAG GGGATGGCATTCCTACTGTATTTGTGGCAGTGGCAGGCAGAAGCAATGGTTTAGGACCAGTGATGTCTGGTAACACTGCATACCCAGTTATCAGCTGTCCTCCCCTAACTCCAGACTGGGGAGCTCAGGATGTGTGGTCTTCTCTTCGACTACCCAGTG GTCTTGGCTGTTCAACCATACTTTCTCCAGAAGGATCAGCTCAGTTTGCTGCTCAGATATTTGGATTAAACAACCATTTGGTATGGGCCAAACTACGAGCGAGTATATTAAACACATGGATTTCCTTGAAGCAGGCTGACAAGAAAATAAGAGAGGGTAATTTATAA